The DNA window CCGCCGCAGCGCGTGACCGCCTGGCACGGTATCCAGATGGTGCGCTCGCTGAATGTGGACTTTCTTAACCCGCTGCAACCGGTTTATCCGGACAGCCAGCTGGGCCCACTGGGTGATGCGCCTAAGGCCAACTGTGCGACCTGCCACAATGGTCTGCAGTTGCCCTTGGATCAAGCTCAGATGCTCGCTGACTATCCTGAGCTGAATCGGGTGCAGGTGCGTGGCATGAATGCCGCCGCACCAGAAGCAGCCCCGGCTTATGCGCCGGAGCCCGCTCCTGAGGGTGAAGAACCGTCGGTTATTGAGCCTGAAGCGGAAAGCGAAGTCAGCGCGGCAACTAATGCCAACTCAGCTGGCAGCTAAGTGCTGGTTTAAGCCAACCGCTTGAAGTTAGACTGGGGACTCGCAAGAGTCCCCTTTTTTATGCCAAACCAGTGATGACCGAACCCACTCCTCAAAACGCTGCAGACGTCGCACCCGCCTTTTCCAGCACCCGCTCGGGCTTGCTGGCGGTGGCCTCGGTCATTGTGATCCTTGCCGGCTTTAAGGCCATCAGCGGCATTATTACGCCTTTCTTGCTGGGGGCGTTTTTGGCGATTATTTGTGCGCCGCCGCTGGTGTGGATGCAACAAAGGCGCGTGCCCGGTGCATTGGCGGTGCTGATTCTTTTTAGCTTGGTGGGCTTAGGGTTTTTTCTGCTTTTTCTCGCACTTAAAGATGCCGCTGAGTCCCTCGCGACTCAGGCACCGATGTATCAAGCGCGTCTGGCGCAGTTGATCGACGAGGCACGGGCTTGGTTAGATGGGCTAGGCTTGCCCATTGATGTGGCTTTGTTGGAAATCCCCATCCCTAGTCCCGCAACGATTACCGGCTTGGCCGGTACCGTGGCCGGCGGCCTGGGTGCTTTCACCGCTAGTACCTTTTTGGTGCTGCTGGCTTTCATTTTCTTTTTGCTCGAAGAGCGCGTCTTGCCCGAGAAACTTCAGGCCGCTTTCCCGACGCGACGCCGAGATCGAGTGCGCATCCGCCGCTTTTTACGCTCGGTCTACCAATATCTTTTGATCAAGACCGCCGCATCGGTGTTAACCGGTGTATTGGTCGGTGCGGGCTTGTTTTTCATTGGCGTGGATTTTGCCTTGCTCTGGGGCATTCTCGCTGGCTTGCTGAATTTTATTCCCACCATTGGTTCGATTATTGCCGCGGTGCCAGCGGTACTGATTGCATTGCTGGGCTTAGAGCCTAGTCAAGTATTGCTGGTGATAGGGCTTTATGGGGCTGTCAATCTGTTGGTCGGTAATGTCCTAGAGCCGCGATTTATGGGCAGCGGTCTGGGACTTTCCCCTCTAGTGGTATTAGTCTCTTTGCTGCTTTGGGGCTTTATTTTCGGTCCTGTGGGGATGCTTTTGTCGATCCCGCTGACCATGATTGCCAAGCTTGCGCTCGAAGCCCATCGCGATACCCGATGGTTGGGTATTTTGATGAGTAATGAGGTGCGAAAACGCGGTTCTTAAGCGGCTTTGCGCTCGGGTTCAGGGCGCAGGATGCTCAACATATCCGCAACCGCCTGAATACGCTTATCAAGATCCGGCAGGGGCTGGGTGAAGCGCAGCTTGGTGGGGCCATCGAGGGCATAGCGCGTCGGCGCTGTCTGTAATAGCTGAATGACGCTTTGTGCATCCACCGGGGGCTGGTCTTGGAAAATCAGCCGGCCTCCCGCAGCGCCCATTTCCAGCTTACGCACCCCCAAGGGCGCTAGCTGCTGGCGCAGGCGCGCTGAAGCCATGAGATGTTTAGCGGGAGGCGGCAGCAGGCCAAAGCGATCAATCAACTCCACCTCCAGCTCGCGCAGGCCATCTTCATCGACACAAGCCGAGATACGCTTATAAAGAATCAAGCGTACGTGCACATCGGGAACGTAATCTTCCGGAAGTAGGGCGGGTAGGCCGAGCTCAACCTCGGTACTGTCACTGCCCATACGCGAAAGATCAGGCAGTTGACCGCTTTGTAGCGCCTTAACGGCTCGCTCCAATAAATCGTTATACAGGCTAAAGCCCACTTCTTGGATTTGTCCGCTTTGCTCTTCACCCAAAAGCTCACCGGCGCCGCGAATCTCTAAATCATGGCTAGCCAAGGTAAAGCCCACGCCGAGCTCACCTAAAGACTCAATCGCCTCCAGACGTTTGACCGCATCTTTGGTCATGGCCGAGGGGTGTGGCGTCAGTAAATAAGCATAAGCGCGGTGATGACTGCGGCCAACGCGACCGCGCAGCTGATGCAGCTGCGACAGGCCCAGCTTATCGGCGCGATCCATAATAATGGTATTGGCCGTAGGCACATCAATACCGGACTCGATAATGGTGGTACATACAAGGATATTGAAGCGTCGGTGATAAAAATCCAGCATCACCCGCTCCAGGTCCTTCTCGCGCATTTGTCCGTGGGCAATCCCAATACGTGCCTCAGGCATGAGCTCGGCCAACTGCCGGGCACGCCGCTCAATGCTTTGCACTTCATTGTGCAGAAAATAGACTTGCCCGCCGCGGCGCATCTCGCGCCAGCAAGCCTCCTGCACCAAGGCATCACTGTCTTGCGAAACAAAGGTTTTGATGGCCAGGCGCTCACCCGGCGGCGTGGCGATAATCGATAAATCGCGCAGACCCGCCAAGGCCATGTTCAGCGTCCGTGGGATGGGTGTAGCGGTTAAGGTCAATAAGTCCACTTCGGCGCGCAATGCCTTGAGTTTTTCCTTATGGCGCACACCAAAGCGCTGCTCTTCATCGATGATCACCAAGCCTAAGTTTTTAAACTCAAGCATGCCCTGTATGAGCTTATGGGTGCCGATGACGATATCCACCTTGCCCTCAGCCAAGCCCTGCATCACGACTTTTTGTTCTTTGGCGCTACCAAAACGCGATAAGGACTCAATGCGCACCGGCCAATCGGCAAAGCGATCGCGGAAATTCTGTTCATGTTGCTGCGCCAGTAGCGTGGTGGGCACCAAGACCGCCACCTGACTGCCGCCTTGCACCGCGACAAAGGCGGCGCGCATCGCCACCTCAGTTTTGCCAAAGCCCACATCTCCGCAGACCACGCGATCCATGGGCTGTGTACTTTGCATGTCGGCAATGACAGCGCGAATCGCTTCGGCTTGATCCGGCGTCTCTTCAAACGGGAAAGCTTCGGTAAAGGCCTGGTAGTCGTGTTCGCTGAGGGCATGGGCATGACCTTGGCGCGCCGCGCGTCGGGCATGAATTTCCAATAACTCGGCGGCCACATCATGGGCTTTTTCCGCGGCTTTGCGCCGTGCTTTGCTCCATTGCTCGCTGCCCAGTTTATGCAGCGGCGCATGTTCGGGATCAGACCCGGTATAGCGGCTAATGAGATGTAAAGCGCTCACCGGCACATACAGTTTGTCACCGCCGGCGTATTCCAACATCAAGTATTCCGTGACCTGGCCGCCGGTACTCAGGGTATTCAAGCCCAGATAACGTCCCACGCCATGTTCTTCATGAACCACCGGGGCGCTGGGATGTAAATCCGTGAGATTGCGCACAATCGCATCGGCATCGCGTGTGGGTTTTTTCTGGCGTCGCTCCTGCCGTGCTTTCTGCCCGAACAGTTCCGCCTCGGTGATCACGGCCAGTTCTTTCTCGGGCAGATGAAAGCCGCTTTCTAAAGGCCCGATACAAAGACCCAGAGAGGCATCGCTGGCGATAAAGTCCGCCCAATGCTCGAAAACTTGCGGCCGCAGTTCTTGTTCGCGCAGGGTATCCAGCAATACCTCACGACGTCCGGCGGTCTCAGCCAAAAGCAGGCAGCGACCTTTGAGGGTGTTGAGAAAATCCCTCAAGCCGGCTGCCGACTGCGCATCGCGACCCTGTAATTGCACCTCAGGCAGGGCCTTGGATTTCTTGCCCATCAGGCGGCCACGCTGGGCCTTAGCGCGGTTTTGATAATCCCCTGGGTTTAGATACAAAGCCTCAGGCGGCAACAGCGGTCGCTCCGGATCATAGCGACGCTGCTCGTAGCGTGCTTCTAACTGCTCGTAAAACTGCTTGGCGGCGCTACCGACATCACCGATTTCGTAGATCTCCAGGTTTGCCGGCAAGTGGTCAAACAGGGTCTCTACCTGCTCGAAAAACAGCGGCAGATAATACTCGATGCCAGAAGGGGCT is part of the Ectothiorhodosinus mongolicus genome and encodes:
- a CDS encoding AI-2E family transporter; this encodes MTEPTPQNAADVAPAFSSTRSGLLAVASVIVILAGFKAISGIITPFLLGAFLAIICAPPLVWMQQRRVPGALAVLILFSLVGLGFFLLFLALKDAAESLATQAPMYQARLAQLIDEARAWLDGLGLPIDVALLEIPIPSPATITGLAGTVAGGLGAFTASTFLVLLAFIFFLLEERVLPEKLQAAFPTRRRDRVRIRRFLRSVYQYLLIKTAASVLTGVLVGAGLFFIGVDFALLWGILAGLLNFIPTIGSIIAAVPAVLIALLGLEPSQVLLVIGLYGAVNLLVGNVLEPRFMGSGLGLSPLVVLVSLLLWGFIFGPVGMLLSIPLTMIAKLALEAHRDTRWLGILMSNEVRKRGS
- the mfd gene encoding transcription-repair coupling factor, which encodes MTSSPAPGSAGFLAAAQQLQSAQGVCVFITDGAQAAERLRDALRFFLNDPQLPVLSLPDWETLPYDVFSPHEDIISQRLKTLYALPELKRGALVLPISTALLRLPPRSWLASECLNLSVGERLDRDTLLAQFTAAGYQSVSQVQAHGEFAVRGALLDVWPMGSEQPLRIDLLDDEIETIRLFDPQTQRSLSHIEAVRLLPAHEFPLNEASIKRFRANYRDQLAGDPNVSVIYREVSQGQAPSGIEYYLPLFFEQVETLFDHLPANLEIYEIGDVGSAAKQFYEQLEARYEQRRYDPERPLLPPEALYLNPGDYQNRAKAQRGRLMGKKSKALPEVQLQGRDAQSAAGLRDFLNTLKGRCLLLAETAGRREVLLDTLREQELRPQVFEHWADFIASDASLGLCIGPLESGFHLPEKELAVITEAELFGQKARQERRQKKPTRDADAIVRNLTDLHPSAPVVHEEHGVGRYLGLNTLSTGGQVTEYLMLEYAGGDKLYVPVSALHLISRYTGSDPEHAPLHKLGSEQWSKARRKAAEKAHDVAAELLEIHARRAARQGHAHALSEHDYQAFTEAFPFEETPDQAEAIRAVIADMQSTQPMDRVVCGDVGFGKTEVAMRAAFVAVQGGSQVAVLVPTTLLAQQHEQNFRDRFADWPVRIESLSRFGSAKEQKVVMQGLAEGKVDIVIGTHKLIQGMLEFKNLGLVIIDEEQRFGVRHKEKLKALRAEVDLLTLTATPIPRTLNMALAGLRDLSIIATPPGERLAIKTFVSQDSDALVQEACWREMRRGGQVYFLHNEVQSIERRARQLAELMPEARIGIAHGQMREKDLERVMLDFYHRRFNILVCTTIIESGIDVPTANTIIMDRADKLGLSQLHQLRGRVGRSHHRAYAYLLTPHPSAMTKDAVKRLEAIESLGELGVGFTLASHDLEIRGAGELLGEEQSGQIQEVGFSLYNDLLERAVKALQSGQLPDLSRMGSDSTEVELGLPALLPEDYVPDVHVRLILYKRISACVDEDGLRELEVELIDRFGLLPPPAKHLMASARLRQQLAPLGVRKLEMGAAGGRLIFQDQPPVDAQSVIQLLQTAPTRYALDGPTKLRFTQPLPDLDKRIQAVADMLSILRPEPERKAA